Proteins from a single region of Desulfolutivibrio sulfoxidireducens:
- a CDS encoding PhoH family protein has protein sequence MSQHSGFERRLEFDDSQLARDLFGPHNENVALIAEKSGAHIDTRGNTATLRASSKEAVSHAASVLVQLYGILRQGQPVGQGDVERALAVLARQPEASLKTVFAADAVAVSPKKSVTPKSVTQKKYVAAIRENDLVFGIGPAGTGKTYLAVAMAVSALLERRCTRLVLTRPAVEAGEKLGFLPGDMMEKVSPYLRPLYDALNDMLDFRKVREMIETGIIEIAPLAFMRGRTLNDAFIILDEAQNTTPEQMKMFLTRLGLGSKAVVTGDVTQIDLPPRAVSGLVEARRILADVSGLTFISFHEEDVIRHPLVGRIVQAYERAGREG, from the coding sequence ATGAGCCAACATAGCGGCTTTGAACGCCGTCTGGAATTCGACGACTCGCAACTGGCCCGGGATCTCTTCGGCCCCCACAACGAGAACGTCGCCCTCATCGCCGAAAAAAGCGGCGCGCATATCGATACCCGGGGCAACACCGCCACGCTTCGGGCCTCGTCCAAGGAGGCCGTGTCCCACGCCGCAAGCGTCCTGGTCCAGCTCTACGGCATCCTGCGCCAGGGACAGCCCGTGGGCCAGGGCGACGTGGAACGGGCCTTGGCCGTTTTGGCCAGGCAACCCGAGGCCAGCCTCAAGACGGTCTTCGCCGCGGACGCCGTGGCGGTCTCCCCAAAAAAATCCGTCACCCCGAAATCCGTCACCCAAAAAAAATACGTCGCGGCCATCCGGGAAAACGACCTGGTCTTCGGCATCGGCCCGGCGGGCACGGGCAAGACCTACCTGGCCGTGGCCATGGCCGTCTCGGCCCTGCTCGAACGCCGCTGCACCCGGCTGGTCTTGACCAGGCCGGCGGTGGAGGCCGGGGAAAAGCTGGGTTTCTTGCCCGGGGACATGATGGAAAAGGTCAGTCCCTACCTGCGCCCCCTTTACGACGCCTTAAACGACATGCTGGATTTCCGGAAGGTGCGCGAGATGATCGAGACCGGGATCATCGAGATCGCGCCCCTGGCGTTCATGCGCGGCAGGACCCTCAACGACGCCTTCATCATCCTCGACGAGGCCCAGAACACCACTCCCGAACAGATGAAGATGTTTCTGACCCGGCTGGGCCTGGGGTCCAAGGCCGTGGTCACCGGGGACGTGACCCAGATAGACCTGCCGCCCCGGGCCGTTTCCGGGCTGGTGGAGGCCCGGCGGATATTGGCCGATGTCTCGGGGCTCACCTTCATATCCTTTCACGAGGAAGACGTGATCCGCCACCCCCTGGTGGGCCGGATCGTCCAGGCGTATGAGCGAGCTGGTCGCGAAGGTTAG